Proteins encoded within one genomic window of Paramisgurnus dabryanus chromosome 13, PD_genome_1.1, whole genome shotgun sequence:
- the tmc4 gene encoding transmembrane channel-like protein 7 isoform X1, translated as MELREFHNQVLPPPDYGIPYDSQQSLRVRTLPAQDTDYGIPYDSQHSLRVRTLPAQDTDYGIPYDSQQSLRVRTLPAQYTDYDSPYDSQQSLRLRTLPAQNTDYGSPYDSQQSLRLRTLPAQDTDYERPNDSQQSLRLRTLPAQDTGGVQFDWASTPAEEDAKEPEPQKLRELPLHMGLKRAVWQVQKMKIPVVSRWGSWSIKHSKSFRHFCETAKEVLSYLVLWRKGIQKIGGHFGGGVQSYFLFLRFLVILNFLSFLLIAAFVLIPSIVFRSTNFNSTTNLTGVEECLQYDPKPDPLAVFITYFLDLVSGTGFMEYSYLFYGYYNNTMVVSGDFSYNIPLAYLLTAAFYFIFCLICIIVRMGSVARAVVATGEVAVGNYSMLVFTGWDHGLQGDRATNLKQNNLRYQLQVDLEEESLKRKAAALTLNQAISLYTFRVFLNLVVLALIGGAFYAIALATQFSQSNATTGFEGLLLQYLPSIVITTSNFVVPFLCDKIALLEKHTPSTTVILALLRAVFLRLVSLGVLLYTLWEQITCSGDISSANSNCTICSYNYNQYKCWETRVGQEMYKLTLFDFLITIATLILVEFPRRIMVDHCSCKLTQWVGRQEFLVPPNVLALVYSQTVVWTGALFSPLLPLINTIKFLIFFYCKKITLFQNCRPALRTFRSTSSNFFFLLVLLFGWMLASVVLIYSVAKIHPSYGCGPFRLSQSMWQVVPVAVSMLNNTSTEFLLYIGSQRFSIPLFLFSCVLLCYVGALTSVHGKSVALLKSQCKLEQRDKQFLVRQIEELNAKMQKEQRAAQQPQRNTEQFHQTERQLTGYNNYAFHPDDDPRPY; from the exons ATGGAGCTAAGAGAATTTCACAATCAAGTCCTTCCACCTCCAG ACTATGGTATTCCATATGATTCCCAGCAGTCATTAAGAGTACGGACACTTCCAGCCCAAGATACAG ACTATGGTATTCCATATGATTCCCAGCATTCACTAAGAGTACGGACACTTCCAGCCCAAGATACGG ACTATGGTATTCCATATGATTCCCAGCAGTCATTAAGAGTACGGACACTTCCAGCCCAATATACAG ACTATGATAGTCCATATGATTCCCAGCAGTCACTGCGATTGCGGACACTTCCAGCCCAAAATACAG ACTATGGTAGTCCGTATGATTCCCAGCAGTCACTGAGATTACGGACACTTCCAGCCCAAGATACAG ACTACGAACGTCCGAATGATTCCCAGCAGTCACTGAGATTACGGACACTTCCAGCCCAAGATACAGGTGGGGTTCAGTTTGATTGGGCCTCTACACCTGCAGAAGAGGATGCAAAAGAACCTGAGCCTCAAAAGCTTCGTGAGCTGCCACTGCATATGGGTCTGAAGAGAGCAGTATG GCAGGTGCAAAAGATGAAAATTCCAGTGGTTTCAAGATGGGGCTCTTGGAGCATAAAGCACTCCAAATCATTTCGCCATTTCTGTGAGACTGCTAAAGAAGTTTTAAGCTATTTAGTTCTGTGGAGGAAAGGAATCCAAAAAATAGGAG GACACTTTGGTGGAGGAGTTCAATCCTACTTCTTGTTCCTAAGGTTTCTTGTGATTCTCAACTTCCTGTCCTTTCTGTTAATCGCAGCATTCGTCCTCATTCCCAGCATTGTGTTTCGGTCCACCAACTTTAACTCCACCACCAATCTAACTG GTGTGGAGGAATGTTTGCAGTATGATCCAAAGCCTGATCCCCTAGCTGTATTCATCACATACTTTCTAGACCTGGTCTCAGGAACG GGTTTCATGGAATATTCATATCTGTTTTATGGCTATTATAATAACACAATGGTTGTGAGTGGAGACTTCTCATACAACATCCCTCTGGCCTATCTGTTGACGGCAGCCTTCTACTTCATCTTCTGCcttatttgtataattgtaag AATGGGAAGTGTGGCTCGTGCTGTTGTAGCGACGGGCGAAGTCGCAGTTGGGAATTACAGTATGCTGGTTTTTACAGGATGGGATCATGGTCTCCAAGGAGACCGCGCCACAAACCTCAAACAAAACAATCTCCGTTACCAGTTACAG GTGGATCTCGAAGAAGAAAGTCTGAAACGAAAAGCTGCCGCGCTGACTTTGAATCAGGCGATCTCTCTCTATACCTTTCGTGTTTTCCTCAACCTTGTGGTCTTAGCACTCATTGGTGGAGCTTTCTATGCCATTGCCTTGGCAACCCAGTTCAGCCAG TCCAACGCAACAACAGGCTTTGAGGGGTTGCTGTTGCAATACTTACCCTCCATTGTCATAACAACAAGCAATTTTGTGGTGCCCTTCCTGTGTGACAAGATTGCTTTACTGGAAAAGCATACTCCCAGTACCACGGTCATTCTGGCCTTGCTTCG GGCAGTTTTCCTGCGTTTGGTAAGTTTGGGTGTTCTGCTGTACACTCTATGGGAGCAGATAACCTGTAGTGGAGATATCTCTAGTGCCAACTCAAACTGTACCATCTGCAGTTACAATTACAACCAATATAAG TGTTGGGAGACACGTGTTGGACAGGAAATGTATAAACTGACTCTTTTTGACTTCCTGATAACCATCGCCACATTGATCCTGGTTGAATTCCCACGCAG GATCATGGTAGATCACTGCTCATGTAAATTAACTCAGTGGGTGGGACGGCAAGAGTTTCTGGTTCCCCCGAATGTTCTTGCTCTAGTTTACAGTCAAACAGTGGTTTGGACCGGAGCTTTATTCTCTCCATTGTTACCACTTATTAACACCATCAAATTCCTTAtctttttttactgtaaaaag ATAACTTTGTTTCAAAACTGTCGACCTGCTCTGAGAACATTTCGATCCACCAGCTCCAACTTCTTCTTCCTCTTGGTTTTGCTCTTCGGATGGATGTTGGCCAGTGTGGTTCTTATTTACAGTGTAGCCAA GATCCATCCATCTTATGGCTGTGGGCCTTTCCGCCTTTCCCAATCAATGTGGCAAGTTGTACCAGTAGCTGTCAGCATGCTAAACAACACCAGTACAGAATTTCTACTCTACATTGGCTCCCAGCGTTTCTCTATACCACTCTTCCTCTTCTCCTG tGTGCTCCTGTGCTATGTGGGCGCTTTAACATCTGTCCATGGGAAAAGTGTAGCACTGCTAAAATCTCAGTGTAAACTG GAACAGCGTGACAAGCAGTTCCTGGTGAGACAAATTGAAGAGCTGAATGCCAAAATGCAAAAGGAACAACGTGCAGCGCAGCAGCCACAGAGAAACACGGAGCAATTCCACCAGACAGAACGGCAGTTGACTGGATATAACAATTATGCATTTCATCCAGATGACGACCCAAGGCCATATTAA
- the tmc4 gene encoding transmembrane channel-like protein 7 isoform X9 produces MELREFHNQVLPPPDYGIPYDSQHSLRVRTLPAQDTDYGSPYDSQQSLRLRTLPAQDTDYERPNDSQQSLRLRTLPAQDTGGVQFDWASTPAEEDAKEPEPQKLRELPLHMGLKRAVWQVQKMKIPVVSRWGSWSIKHSKSFRHFCETAKEVLSYLVLWRKGIQKIGGHFGGGVQSYFLFLRFLVILNFLSFLLIAAFVLIPSIVFRSTNFNSTTNLTGVEECLQYDPKPDPLAVFITYFLDLVSGTGFMEYSYLFYGYYNNTMVVSGDFSYNIPLAYLLTAAFYFIFCLICIIVRMGSVARAVVATGEVAVGNYSMLVFTGWDHGLQGDRATNLKQNNLRYQLQVDLEEESLKRKAAALTLNQAISLYTFRVFLNLVVLALIGGAFYAIALATQFSQSNATTGFEGLLLQYLPSIVITTSNFVVPFLCDKIALLEKHTPSTTVILALLRAVFLRLVSLGVLLYTLWEQITCSGDISSANSNCTICSYNYNQYKCWETRVGQEMYKLTLFDFLITIATLILVEFPRRIMVDHCSCKLTQWVGRQEFLVPPNVLALVYSQTVVWTGALFSPLLPLINTIKFLIFFYCKKITLFQNCRPALRTFRSTSSNFFFLLVLLFGWMLASVVLIYSVAKIHPSYGCGPFRLSQSMWQVVPVAVSMLNNTSTEFLLYIGSQRFSIPLFLFSCVLLCYVGALTSVHGKSVALLKSQCKLEQRDKQFLVRQIEELNAKMQKEQRAAQQPQRNTEQFHQTERQLTGYNNYAFHPDDDPRPY; encoded by the exons ATGGAGCTAAGAGAATTTCACAATCAAGTCCTTCCACCTCCAG ACTATGGTATTCCATATGATTCCCAGCATTCACTAAGAGTACGGACACTTCCAGCCCAAGATACGG ACTATGGTAGTCCGTATGATTCCCAGCAGTCACTGAGATTACGGACACTTCCAGCCCAAGATACAG ACTACGAACGTCCGAATGATTCCCAGCAGTCACTGAGATTACGGACACTTCCAGCCCAAGATACAGGTGGGGTTCAGTTTGATTGGGCCTCTACACCTGCAGAAGAGGATGCAAAAGAACCTGAGCCTCAAAAGCTTCGTGAGCTGCCACTGCATATGGGTCTGAAGAGAGCAGTATG GCAGGTGCAAAAGATGAAAATTCCAGTGGTTTCAAGATGGGGCTCTTGGAGCATAAAGCACTCCAAATCATTTCGCCATTTCTGTGAGACTGCTAAAGAAGTTTTAAGCTATTTAGTTCTGTGGAGGAAAGGAATCCAAAAAATAGGAG GACACTTTGGTGGAGGAGTTCAATCCTACTTCTTGTTCCTAAGGTTTCTTGTGATTCTCAACTTCCTGTCCTTTCTGTTAATCGCAGCATTCGTCCTCATTCCCAGCATTGTGTTTCGGTCCACCAACTTTAACTCCACCACCAATCTAACTG GTGTGGAGGAATGTTTGCAGTATGATCCAAAGCCTGATCCCCTAGCTGTATTCATCACATACTTTCTAGACCTGGTCTCAGGAACG GGTTTCATGGAATATTCATATCTGTTTTATGGCTATTATAATAACACAATGGTTGTGAGTGGAGACTTCTCATACAACATCCCTCTGGCCTATCTGTTGACGGCAGCCTTCTACTTCATCTTCTGCcttatttgtataattgtaag AATGGGAAGTGTGGCTCGTGCTGTTGTAGCGACGGGCGAAGTCGCAGTTGGGAATTACAGTATGCTGGTTTTTACAGGATGGGATCATGGTCTCCAAGGAGACCGCGCCACAAACCTCAAACAAAACAATCTCCGTTACCAGTTACAG GTGGATCTCGAAGAAGAAAGTCTGAAACGAAAAGCTGCCGCGCTGACTTTGAATCAGGCGATCTCTCTCTATACCTTTCGTGTTTTCCTCAACCTTGTGGTCTTAGCACTCATTGGTGGAGCTTTCTATGCCATTGCCTTGGCAACCCAGTTCAGCCAG TCCAACGCAACAACAGGCTTTGAGGGGTTGCTGTTGCAATACTTACCCTCCATTGTCATAACAACAAGCAATTTTGTGGTGCCCTTCCTGTGTGACAAGATTGCTTTACTGGAAAAGCATACTCCCAGTACCACGGTCATTCTGGCCTTGCTTCG GGCAGTTTTCCTGCGTTTGGTAAGTTTGGGTGTTCTGCTGTACACTCTATGGGAGCAGATAACCTGTAGTGGAGATATCTCTAGTGCCAACTCAAACTGTACCATCTGCAGTTACAATTACAACCAATATAAG TGTTGGGAGACACGTGTTGGACAGGAAATGTATAAACTGACTCTTTTTGACTTCCTGATAACCATCGCCACATTGATCCTGGTTGAATTCCCACGCAG GATCATGGTAGATCACTGCTCATGTAAATTAACTCAGTGGGTGGGACGGCAAGAGTTTCTGGTTCCCCCGAATGTTCTTGCTCTAGTTTACAGTCAAACAGTGGTTTGGACCGGAGCTTTATTCTCTCCATTGTTACCACTTATTAACACCATCAAATTCCTTAtctttttttactgtaaaaag ATAACTTTGTTTCAAAACTGTCGACCTGCTCTGAGAACATTTCGATCCACCAGCTCCAACTTCTTCTTCCTCTTGGTTTTGCTCTTCGGATGGATGTTGGCCAGTGTGGTTCTTATTTACAGTGTAGCCAA GATCCATCCATCTTATGGCTGTGGGCCTTTCCGCCTTTCCCAATCAATGTGGCAAGTTGTACCAGTAGCTGTCAGCATGCTAAACAACACCAGTACAGAATTTCTACTCTACATTGGCTCCCAGCGTTTCTCTATACCACTCTTCCTCTTCTCCTG tGTGCTCCTGTGCTATGTGGGCGCTTTAACATCTGTCCATGGGAAAAGTGTAGCACTGCTAAAATCTCAGTGTAAACTG GAACAGCGTGACAAGCAGTTCCTGGTGAGACAAATTGAAGAGCTGAATGCCAAAATGCAAAAGGAACAACGTGCAGCGCAGCAGCCACAGAGAAACACGGAGCAATTCCACCAGACAGAACGGCAGTTGACTGGATATAACAATTATGCATTTCATCCAGATGACGACCCAAGGCCATATTAA
- the tmc4 gene encoding transmembrane channel-like protein 7 isoform X3, translating into MELREFHNQVLPPPDYGIPYDSQHSLRVRTLPAQDTDYGIPYDSQQSLRVRTLPAQYTDYDSPYDSQQSLRLRTLPAQNTDYGSPYDSQQSLRLRTLPAQDTDYERPNDSQQSLRLRTLPAQDTGGVQFDWASTPAEEDAKEPEPQKLRELPLHMGLKRAVWQVQKMKIPVVSRWGSWSIKHSKSFRHFCETAKEVLSYLVLWRKGIQKIGGHFGGGVQSYFLFLRFLVILNFLSFLLIAAFVLIPSIVFRSTNFNSTTNLTGVEECLQYDPKPDPLAVFITYFLDLVSGTGFMEYSYLFYGYYNNTMVVSGDFSYNIPLAYLLTAAFYFIFCLICIIVRMGSVARAVVATGEVAVGNYSMLVFTGWDHGLQGDRATNLKQNNLRYQLQVDLEEESLKRKAAALTLNQAISLYTFRVFLNLVVLALIGGAFYAIALATQFSQSNATTGFEGLLLQYLPSIVITTSNFVVPFLCDKIALLEKHTPSTTVILALLRAVFLRLVSLGVLLYTLWEQITCSGDISSANSNCTICSYNYNQYKCWETRVGQEMYKLTLFDFLITIATLILVEFPRRIMVDHCSCKLTQWVGRQEFLVPPNVLALVYSQTVVWTGALFSPLLPLINTIKFLIFFYCKKITLFQNCRPALRTFRSTSSNFFFLLVLLFGWMLASVVLIYSVAKIHPSYGCGPFRLSQSMWQVVPVAVSMLNNTSTEFLLYIGSQRFSIPLFLFSCVLLCYVGALTSVHGKSVALLKSQCKLEQRDKQFLVRQIEELNAKMQKEQRAAQQPQRNTEQFHQTERQLTGYNNYAFHPDDDPRPY; encoded by the exons ATGGAGCTAAGAGAATTTCACAATCAAGTCCTTCCACCTCCAG ACTATGGTATTCCATATGATTCCCAGCATTCACTAAGAGTACGGACACTTCCAGCCCAAGATACGG ACTATGGTATTCCATATGATTCCCAGCAGTCATTAAGAGTACGGACACTTCCAGCCCAATATACAG ACTATGATAGTCCATATGATTCCCAGCAGTCACTGCGATTGCGGACACTTCCAGCCCAAAATACAG ACTATGGTAGTCCGTATGATTCCCAGCAGTCACTGAGATTACGGACACTTCCAGCCCAAGATACAG ACTACGAACGTCCGAATGATTCCCAGCAGTCACTGAGATTACGGACACTTCCAGCCCAAGATACAGGTGGGGTTCAGTTTGATTGGGCCTCTACACCTGCAGAAGAGGATGCAAAAGAACCTGAGCCTCAAAAGCTTCGTGAGCTGCCACTGCATATGGGTCTGAAGAGAGCAGTATG GCAGGTGCAAAAGATGAAAATTCCAGTGGTTTCAAGATGGGGCTCTTGGAGCATAAAGCACTCCAAATCATTTCGCCATTTCTGTGAGACTGCTAAAGAAGTTTTAAGCTATTTAGTTCTGTGGAGGAAAGGAATCCAAAAAATAGGAG GACACTTTGGTGGAGGAGTTCAATCCTACTTCTTGTTCCTAAGGTTTCTTGTGATTCTCAACTTCCTGTCCTTTCTGTTAATCGCAGCATTCGTCCTCATTCCCAGCATTGTGTTTCGGTCCACCAACTTTAACTCCACCACCAATCTAACTG GTGTGGAGGAATGTTTGCAGTATGATCCAAAGCCTGATCCCCTAGCTGTATTCATCACATACTTTCTAGACCTGGTCTCAGGAACG GGTTTCATGGAATATTCATATCTGTTTTATGGCTATTATAATAACACAATGGTTGTGAGTGGAGACTTCTCATACAACATCCCTCTGGCCTATCTGTTGACGGCAGCCTTCTACTTCATCTTCTGCcttatttgtataattgtaag AATGGGAAGTGTGGCTCGTGCTGTTGTAGCGACGGGCGAAGTCGCAGTTGGGAATTACAGTATGCTGGTTTTTACAGGATGGGATCATGGTCTCCAAGGAGACCGCGCCACAAACCTCAAACAAAACAATCTCCGTTACCAGTTACAG GTGGATCTCGAAGAAGAAAGTCTGAAACGAAAAGCTGCCGCGCTGACTTTGAATCAGGCGATCTCTCTCTATACCTTTCGTGTTTTCCTCAACCTTGTGGTCTTAGCACTCATTGGTGGAGCTTTCTATGCCATTGCCTTGGCAACCCAGTTCAGCCAG TCCAACGCAACAACAGGCTTTGAGGGGTTGCTGTTGCAATACTTACCCTCCATTGTCATAACAACAAGCAATTTTGTGGTGCCCTTCCTGTGTGACAAGATTGCTTTACTGGAAAAGCATACTCCCAGTACCACGGTCATTCTGGCCTTGCTTCG GGCAGTTTTCCTGCGTTTGGTAAGTTTGGGTGTTCTGCTGTACACTCTATGGGAGCAGATAACCTGTAGTGGAGATATCTCTAGTGCCAACTCAAACTGTACCATCTGCAGTTACAATTACAACCAATATAAG TGTTGGGAGACACGTGTTGGACAGGAAATGTATAAACTGACTCTTTTTGACTTCCTGATAACCATCGCCACATTGATCCTGGTTGAATTCCCACGCAG GATCATGGTAGATCACTGCTCATGTAAATTAACTCAGTGGGTGGGACGGCAAGAGTTTCTGGTTCCCCCGAATGTTCTTGCTCTAGTTTACAGTCAAACAGTGGTTTGGACCGGAGCTTTATTCTCTCCATTGTTACCACTTATTAACACCATCAAATTCCTTAtctttttttactgtaaaaag ATAACTTTGTTTCAAAACTGTCGACCTGCTCTGAGAACATTTCGATCCACCAGCTCCAACTTCTTCTTCCTCTTGGTTTTGCTCTTCGGATGGATGTTGGCCAGTGTGGTTCTTATTTACAGTGTAGCCAA GATCCATCCATCTTATGGCTGTGGGCCTTTCCGCCTTTCCCAATCAATGTGGCAAGTTGTACCAGTAGCTGTCAGCATGCTAAACAACACCAGTACAGAATTTCTACTCTACATTGGCTCCCAGCGTTTCTCTATACCACTCTTCCTCTTCTCCTG tGTGCTCCTGTGCTATGTGGGCGCTTTAACATCTGTCCATGGGAAAAGTGTAGCACTGCTAAAATCTCAGTGTAAACTG GAACAGCGTGACAAGCAGTTCCTGGTGAGACAAATTGAAGAGCTGAATGCCAAAATGCAAAAGGAACAACGTGCAGCGCAGCAGCCACAGAGAAACACGGAGCAATTCCACCAGACAGAACGGCAGTTGACTGGATATAACAATTATGCATTTCATCCAGATGACGACCCAAGGCCATATTAA
- the tmc4 gene encoding transmembrane channel-like protein 7 isoform X6: MELREFHNQVLPPPDYGIPYDSQHSLRVRTLPAQDTDYDSPYDSQQSLRLRTLPAQNTDYGSPYDSQQSLRLRTLPAQDTDYERPNDSQQSLRLRTLPAQDTGGVQFDWASTPAEEDAKEPEPQKLRELPLHMGLKRAVWQVQKMKIPVVSRWGSWSIKHSKSFRHFCETAKEVLSYLVLWRKGIQKIGGHFGGGVQSYFLFLRFLVILNFLSFLLIAAFVLIPSIVFRSTNFNSTTNLTGVEECLQYDPKPDPLAVFITYFLDLVSGTGFMEYSYLFYGYYNNTMVVSGDFSYNIPLAYLLTAAFYFIFCLICIIVRMGSVARAVVATGEVAVGNYSMLVFTGWDHGLQGDRATNLKQNNLRYQLQVDLEEESLKRKAAALTLNQAISLYTFRVFLNLVVLALIGGAFYAIALATQFSQSNATTGFEGLLLQYLPSIVITTSNFVVPFLCDKIALLEKHTPSTTVILALLRAVFLRLVSLGVLLYTLWEQITCSGDISSANSNCTICSYNYNQYKCWETRVGQEMYKLTLFDFLITIATLILVEFPRRIMVDHCSCKLTQWVGRQEFLVPPNVLALVYSQTVVWTGALFSPLLPLINTIKFLIFFYCKKITLFQNCRPALRTFRSTSSNFFFLLVLLFGWMLASVVLIYSVAKIHPSYGCGPFRLSQSMWQVVPVAVSMLNNTSTEFLLYIGSQRFSIPLFLFSCVLLCYVGALTSVHGKSVALLKSQCKLEQRDKQFLVRQIEELNAKMQKEQRAAQQPQRNTEQFHQTERQLTGYNNYAFHPDDDPRPY, from the exons ATGGAGCTAAGAGAATTTCACAATCAAGTCCTTCCACCTCCAG ACTATGGTATTCCATATGATTCCCAGCATTCACTAAGAGTACGGACACTTCCAGCCCAAGATACGG ACTATGATAGTCCATATGATTCCCAGCAGTCACTGCGATTGCGGACACTTCCAGCCCAAAATACAG ACTATGGTAGTCCGTATGATTCCCAGCAGTCACTGAGATTACGGACACTTCCAGCCCAAGATACAG ACTACGAACGTCCGAATGATTCCCAGCAGTCACTGAGATTACGGACACTTCCAGCCCAAGATACAGGTGGGGTTCAGTTTGATTGGGCCTCTACACCTGCAGAAGAGGATGCAAAAGAACCTGAGCCTCAAAAGCTTCGTGAGCTGCCACTGCATATGGGTCTGAAGAGAGCAGTATG GCAGGTGCAAAAGATGAAAATTCCAGTGGTTTCAAGATGGGGCTCTTGGAGCATAAAGCACTCCAAATCATTTCGCCATTTCTGTGAGACTGCTAAAGAAGTTTTAAGCTATTTAGTTCTGTGGAGGAAAGGAATCCAAAAAATAGGAG GACACTTTGGTGGAGGAGTTCAATCCTACTTCTTGTTCCTAAGGTTTCTTGTGATTCTCAACTTCCTGTCCTTTCTGTTAATCGCAGCATTCGTCCTCATTCCCAGCATTGTGTTTCGGTCCACCAACTTTAACTCCACCACCAATCTAACTG GTGTGGAGGAATGTTTGCAGTATGATCCAAAGCCTGATCCCCTAGCTGTATTCATCACATACTTTCTAGACCTGGTCTCAGGAACG GGTTTCATGGAATATTCATATCTGTTTTATGGCTATTATAATAACACAATGGTTGTGAGTGGAGACTTCTCATACAACATCCCTCTGGCCTATCTGTTGACGGCAGCCTTCTACTTCATCTTCTGCcttatttgtataattgtaag AATGGGAAGTGTGGCTCGTGCTGTTGTAGCGACGGGCGAAGTCGCAGTTGGGAATTACAGTATGCTGGTTTTTACAGGATGGGATCATGGTCTCCAAGGAGACCGCGCCACAAACCTCAAACAAAACAATCTCCGTTACCAGTTACAG GTGGATCTCGAAGAAGAAAGTCTGAAACGAAAAGCTGCCGCGCTGACTTTGAATCAGGCGATCTCTCTCTATACCTTTCGTGTTTTCCTCAACCTTGTGGTCTTAGCACTCATTGGTGGAGCTTTCTATGCCATTGCCTTGGCAACCCAGTTCAGCCAG TCCAACGCAACAACAGGCTTTGAGGGGTTGCTGTTGCAATACTTACCCTCCATTGTCATAACAACAAGCAATTTTGTGGTGCCCTTCCTGTGTGACAAGATTGCTTTACTGGAAAAGCATACTCCCAGTACCACGGTCATTCTGGCCTTGCTTCG GGCAGTTTTCCTGCGTTTGGTAAGTTTGGGTGTTCTGCTGTACACTCTATGGGAGCAGATAACCTGTAGTGGAGATATCTCTAGTGCCAACTCAAACTGTACCATCTGCAGTTACAATTACAACCAATATAAG TGTTGGGAGACACGTGTTGGACAGGAAATGTATAAACTGACTCTTTTTGACTTCCTGATAACCATCGCCACATTGATCCTGGTTGAATTCCCACGCAG GATCATGGTAGATCACTGCTCATGTAAATTAACTCAGTGGGTGGGACGGCAAGAGTTTCTGGTTCCCCCGAATGTTCTTGCTCTAGTTTACAGTCAAACAGTGGTTTGGACCGGAGCTTTATTCTCTCCATTGTTACCACTTATTAACACCATCAAATTCCTTAtctttttttactgtaaaaag ATAACTTTGTTTCAAAACTGTCGACCTGCTCTGAGAACATTTCGATCCACCAGCTCCAACTTCTTCTTCCTCTTGGTTTTGCTCTTCGGATGGATGTTGGCCAGTGTGGTTCTTATTTACAGTGTAGCCAA GATCCATCCATCTTATGGCTGTGGGCCTTTCCGCCTTTCCCAATCAATGTGGCAAGTTGTACCAGTAGCTGTCAGCATGCTAAACAACACCAGTACAGAATTTCTACTCTACATTGGCTCCCAGCGTTTCTCTATACCACTCTTCCTCTTCTCCTG tGTGCTCCTGTGCTATGTGGGCGCTTTAACATCTGTCCATGGGAAAAGTGTAGCACTGCTAAAATCTCAGTGTAAACTG GAACAGCGTGACAAGCAGTTCCTGGTGAGACAAATTGAAGAGCTGAATGCCAAAATGCAAAAGGAACAACGTGCAGCGCAGCAGCCACAGAGAAACACGGAGCAATTCCACCAGACAGAACGGCAGTTGACTGGATATAACAATTATGCATTTCATCCAGATGACGACCCAAGGCCATATTAA